Below is a window of Halomicrobium mukohataei DSM 12286 DNA.
GGTCCGCGAGCAGCCCGGCGGCGTGATCCGCAGTCATGAACTCCTGTTCGCCCTCCCAGTGGGGGTCGTCGACTTTGATGTCCAGGTAGACCAGCGTGTGAAGGCCTCGCTCTCGGTTGGCCGTGATCGTCTCGACGACGCTGTCGGGGACGCCGTCACCACCGTGGGCGTCTTCGAAGGGGAGCGTCGTCGCCTTCCCGAAGCGGTAGTTCTGGAGGCCGGTCAGTGAACTCGCGGCCGTCTGTGCGGTCGTCCCGTGGATCACCCGCGTGTGGATGCCACGCTCCTCGGCCCGCAGGCGGAGGTCGACGTGTGTCGTCGAGACCATCGTATCGCCTGCCGTCACGAAGGCGACGTCACCGTCTTCGGCGGCAGCGAGGAGTTCGTCGGGGGTCTGCTCGACGGCCGCGCGATCGAGCAGTTCGATGTCGATGTCGTGGTAGTACTCCAGCTTCTGGATCGTCGTGCCGATCAGTTTGCTCGTGTAGAACTCGGCGTAGATATCGGTCGCAGTCTGGAGGGCCTCCTTGCCCTCGACCGTGATCGAGCGCTCGTCGTAGAGTCCGAGACCGACGAATGTGAGCATACCCTGTGTCGACGACGCCGGCCAATAAAGGGCGCGAAGCGTCAGGCTTACCGCCTACGGGTGGCCAGTGGCGGTATGGGCGTTCCCTGCGTGCCTGTCGACCGCGAAGCCGGCGAGGAGAGCCGACAGCGCCTCGCGGACGCCGATCTGGTCGCAGAGGGCTACGACATCGTGGTCGACGAGGCGACGATCTACATCCCGATCACGGACCCGGCGGCGGTCCCGGACGATCTCGACGTGGTCGAGTACGACGCCCCGGTCCGCGAGTCCCAGACGATGCCGGCCGATCGGCTCGACTTCGAGCCCAGCTACGAGCGGATCGGCGAGGTGATCGTCGTCGACGAGGACGACCCGGAACGTGCGCGAGTGATCGCCGACGCGATCGTCGCGTCCGATCTCCCGGTTCGGACCGTCCTCAACCGCGCCTCGAAGGTCAAAGGAGAGACTCGCGTCCGTGACTGGGACGTACTGGCCCGGCCCGACGACGAACCGGACCGGCCGGCCACCGAGGTGGTCCACCGCGAGTACGGCTGTGAGTTCCTGGTAGACCTCGACGCGGTGTATTTCTCCCCTCGTCTGGCGACCGAGCGCCACCGCGTCGTCGAGCAGGTGGGCGCGGACGAGCGCGCGCTCGACATGTTCGCTGGCGTCGGCCCCTTCGTGGTGCCCTTCGCACAGCGCGGTGCGACGGCCGTCGGCGTCGACGTCAACCCGACCGCGATCGAGTACCTCCGCGAGAATGCCCGACGGAACGGCGTCGCCGACCGCGTGACGGCTATCGAAGGCGACGTACGCGCGGTGGCTCCCGACTACGAGGACTGGGCCGATCGGCTCGTCATGAACCTCCCGCACAGCGCCGACGAGTTCCTCGACGCCGCCGAGACGATCGCCGCCAACGACTGCGTGCTCCACTACTACGACATCCAGCACGAAGACGATCCCTACGGGCCGGGCGAGCGGGCGATCCGGGCCGCCTTCGAACCCGACTACGACGTGACCGTCGAGACCCGCCACACCGTCCGCTCGTATGCCCCCCACGAGCACAACGTCGTGCTGGACGTTCGGCTCGCTCGGTGACCGTGACTCGGTGTCCCATAATCGCCCGACTTCGGAACCCTTATGATCGTCTTGGGCATCGTACCGTATGCCCGCGCCGGTGTAGCTCAGACTGGCAGAGCGAATCCTTCGTAAGGATTAGGCCGAGGGTTCAAATCCCTCCACCGGCTTTCTACCGCGATCGATACCGAGGAGCGTTGGCCGGTCCGCGTCTCGGCGTGGACACCGCCTCGATTTTGAACGGGTGATCGTCTGGCAGCGTGGCCCCCAGGTCGGGATTGTCGCCTCGCCGTGGCACTCGACCGCAATCTACTACCCGATTTGTGCCCCAGTGTCAGTCGAGATGGAGTCGTACGATATCGTCGTCGCAGGCGGTGGGCCGGCGGGGTTGCAGTTCGCCCGGTCGGTCGTCGGGCGCTCGGATTACTCGGTCGCGGTGCTCGAAGCAAACGACGAACTGGCGGACAACGACAAGTCCACCGGTGGGACCTTCCACCAGGTCGTCGAGGGCTTTGGCGTGCCCGACGAGGTCGTCATGTCCGAGTCGGCCACGGTCCAGTTCGAGGGGCCCAGTGCGCGGGTGACTCTCGACATCCCCAATTACGTCCTCGATTTCCCGGCCTTGCTCGAATTTCTCGGCGCGGACGCGGCCGCCGACGGGGCCGACATCCACACGGGGGTTCGCGTTCGGGAACCGATCGTCGAGGGTGGTACCGTCGTCGGCGTCCGCGGGACCCGCGACGGCGAGTCGGTGACCTACCGGGCCGATCTGGTCGTCGACGCGACGGGACCCGCGGGGACGCTGACGACCCGACTCCACATGTGGGACCGCGAGGCGGCCCAGCGCGGGATCGGCAAGGAGTACGAGGTGACCGGCCGGTACGACCTGTCGTCGATGCTGTTCCGGTTCGACCACGAGTACGCGCCGGGCGGGTACGCGTGGGTGTTTCCGGGCGGTGACGACGTGTTCAAAGTCGGCGTCTGCTGGATCGACGACTTCTACGCGCGTCACAGTCCGCCAGACGACGGGGCGATCGACGACTACGTCGAGCGGTGGGCTCGCAGCGATCCCCGGTGGGAGGTCGACGACGTGCGGGCCGTCCACGCCGGACAGGCGATCTCCGACAACTCGATCAACCGCCGTGCGACCGACGGGCTGGTCGCCGTGGGCGACAGCGTCTCCAGCATCAACCCCCTGTTCGGTGAGGGAATCCGATCGGGCATGGAGTCGGCCGAGATGGCGGCCGAGGTCGCGACGCGGGCCCTCACCGCCGGTGACGTGTCTCGGTCGTTCCTGTCGGCCTACGAGCGCCGCTGGAACCGCGAGAAGGGATCGAACTGGAAGCGCCAGCGCATCGCCGGTGAGTTGCTCTACGACTTCGACGCGGCCCAGCAGAATCGTTTCGTCGCCAACAGCGGCCGCCTCTCGGACGCACAGCTCGATCGCCTCCAGCGGTACGAGCTGACGCTGCCGGATCTGCTCTCGCTGTATCCGTTCCGGCTCGACGACGTTCGGAAAGCACCGACGCTACTGCGACACCTGTGGTGAGTGTCGCGGTCGTCGATCGCTACGCCCGTCGTGCGAGCAGTCCCACCGCGAGGGCGACACCGGCGAGCGCGCCGACGGCACCGAAGCCGGGGCCGGAGCCGGAGTCGGGGACCGGGCTCTGTGCGCGGATCGGCGATTCGATCGCCTCGTCGCTGTCGTAGCGCCACGTCGCCGTCGCGCCCTCGACCGTGTCGGCGTTACTGTCGGTGACGTTGGTCGGCATCGTGACCGTGTAGGTCAGCGCGTAGCCGCTCTGGGAACCCAGCTGCCCGCTGTTCTGGACGAACGAGCGATCGACGAAGGTGACGTTGCCCGCTTCGACGGTCGTCTCGACGCCGCTGCTCGGGCCGGGATTCCACGACGACAGCCGAAGATCGACCGTCACGTTGCCGTCGTCGGCGAGGCTCTGGTTGTACGACACCGACTCCGCGCGGCTCTCGTTGACCCCACGGAGCAGGTACCGCTCGACCGAGCCGTATCCCTCGTCTTCGGCCGTCGACTGGAGACGCTCGTAGGTCGAGGGGGACATCTCGATCGTCGTCTCGTAGGACTCGACCGTGCCGTCGCCGTCGACGGTCGCGTCGACGGCAACGTCGGCACAGCCGCTCAACACCAGGAGGACACCGACTGCGAGTGTCGCGAGCGATCTTCGATTCATGCTCTGGCCTCAGTGCCGCCCGGTAAATGCTTTCTCCAATAGCGTCTCCGTTTGTCCCCGTTCTCCGGAGCCGTCGCGGTACGGCCGTGACAACGGGCCGGAACCGGAGCACGGCCGGGTAGTCGCCAGTCTCAGTGAGTCAACAGGAGGAGTCGCTCGTCGGTCCGGACGAGACAGATCGGGCTGTCGGGATTGCCGAAGGTGTTCTCGCGACGCCGGGAGACGAACAGCTTCTCGAAGGACTCACCACAGGCCGGACAGGCAAACTCCGCACGGTTTTCGAGTGCCATCGTCTCCCGGTCTTCCTTGAGGAGCTTGAGTCCGTGGCGATAGTCGTGTACGTCGAAGCCGTCGCTCACGTCCAGTTCGTCCATACGGGTAGCTGGTGAGAACCGGGCTTGAAACTACCGGCGGCTCAGATCGACAGCTCCGCGCCCACGTACAGCACGACGACGAGGAAGATCCAGACCACGTCGACGAAGTGCCAGTACATCGAGACCGTCGAGACCGACGTGTGTCGCTCTGCGGAGTACTGGCCGTAGATCGCCCGGACGAAGACGATGCCCAGCAGGACGGCACCCATCGTGACGTGGAGTCCGTGGAGGCCGGTCAGCCCGTAGAACGCGGAGGCGTAGGCACCTTCGGCGATGGTGAATCCTTCGCCGACGATGAACTCGTAGTACTCGTAGGCCTGTCCGCCGATGAAGATCACGCCCAGCAGCAGCGTCAGTCCGAGCCATCTGACGAAGCTCTGCCGGTCACCGTCGAGGAGTTTGACGTGTGCGTAGTGCAGCGTCAGGGAACTGATCACGAGGATGATCGTGTTGGCGATGACGAGGTTGCCGAAGACGTTCCCGCCGTGGGGGAGCAGTTCGGCCGACCACACGTTCGCGCCGCGGACGAAGAAGTAGTAGACGAAGCCGGCACCGAAGGTGGCGACCTCGCTACCCAGGAACAGCAGCATCGCGAACCGGAGCGTGCCTCCGGAGTGGTGATCCGTCCCGCGCTCCCAGAAGTTGGCGACGAAGGCGTGGTAGAGCCAGCCATAGAGACCAGCCAGGAAGATTCCGACGGTGGCGACGGTCGTCCCGGCGGCGATCAGCTCGGAGACGACGGGATTCTCTGCCTGTGAGAGGACGAACAGGCCGGCGGCGACGTAGATGCCGGCAGCGCCGATGGCGGTGATGAAGGGCCACCAGCTGGCCTCGCCGAACCCGCGGGGCCAGTCCTCGACGGCGGGGAGATGGTGATCCCCGTGCTCCTCTGACGTGTCTTCGGCTACGGTCATACGCGCTTCTTGCGAGTGGACCATCAAAAGCGCTTCCAACTCCGTGCGCTTCGCACGCGTAGCTGGCCGGTCGGGCGCGAATCGATGCCTTCTCCGTCGCCGAGCCGGAACGGTCGAACAATGCTCCGGCGTCGCGTCGTCGCAGTCGTCGCCCTCGCAGTGCTCGCGGTCGGTCGCGCCGCCGCTCACGGCGGCAGTCTGGCCCAGGACATCCGCGAACCGCTGACGATTCCGACGTGGTTGTTCCTCTCGACCGGCGGGGCGGCGGTCGGCGCTTCGTTCCTGCTCGCCAGCTTCGTCACCGATCGGGCGCTGATCGACGCGATTCACGACTGGCGTCGTGCGGTCGCGGTCCCGGCGCGTCGCGCCGCCGTGGCCTCGCTGCGGGTGCTCGGGATCGCTGGCGTCGTCCTCGTCGTGGTCGTCGGTTACCTCGGACCGACGGATGCGAGTTCGAACGCCGCGATCTTGCTGGTCTGGGTCGGCTGGTGGGCGGGGCTGTCGATGAGCGCGTATCTGGTGGGCAACAGCTGGCCCGCACTCAATCCGTGGCGGACGGTCGCCGAACTGGTGCCCTCGCTCGACCTGCGGTATCCCGACCGGCTCGGCACGTGGCCCAGTGTCTTCGGTCTGCTGGCGCTGGTCTATCTGGAGGTCGTCAGTCCGCTGGCCGAGAACGCGTCGCTGCTCGCGACCACAGTGTTGGCGTACTCCGCCGTGACGCTCGCTGGCGCAGTTCTCTTCGGGCCGTCGACGTGGTTCGGGCAGGTCGACCCGCCGTCGCGCGTGTTTCGCTACTACGGGCGCGTCGCTCCCGTCTCGGCCGACGACGACGGGCTGACGCTGCGCCTTCCGGGAACTGCCCTGTCGGAGCGTCGGCTGGTCGACGGCCGCGACGAGGTCGCTTTCGTCCTCGCTTTGCTGTGGGTGACGACCTTCGACGGGTTCGTCTCGACGCCCGCCTGGCGTGGACTCGCCGGGCCCTTCGTGGGGCTCGGAATTCCGCCGCTGGGCGTCTATCTGCTCGCCCTCCTGCTGGGCTTCGGGCTGTTCTGGTCTCTGTACCTGCTCGCGGCCCGCCTCTCGCGTTCGACTGCAGAGACCTTCCTGACGCCCGCTGCGCTGGCCGCGCGATTCGCGCCGCCGTTGCTCGCGATCGTCGCCGGCTACCACTTCGCTCACTACCTCGACTACTTTCTCGGACTCGCTCCCTCACTGCTCCAGACGCTGGCCGCGCCGCTGACGGCCCGGAGCACCGTTCTGGTGCTCTCGATACCGGGGTGGTTCGGCGGCGTCTCGATGGCCAGCATCATCGTCGGCCACCTGCTCGCGATCTGGGTGGCCCACGCGGCGGCCTACGACCTGTTCCCCGGTCGCTTGCAGGCGATCCGCTCGCAGTATCCGTTCATCGCCGTCATGGTCGTCTACACCATGACGAGCCTCTGGGTCATCTCCCAGCCAGATATTCCACTCCCCTACCTATGAACGAGGACTACCACGTTCCCACGTCAGCCCCGGTGTACGAGTGTGCGTACTGCGGCCGCCCGTTCGCTCGTGAGCGGTTCCGGGCGCTCCACCGCGGTCTCGAACACGCGAGCGACCTCGACGACGACGAGGTCGAACAGTTCCGCGACGCCTACAGCGAGGAAGCGGAGTCGATCGGCATGTTCCGACTGAAGGCGCTTGCGGCGCTGGTGCTCGTGTACTTCGGCTTGCTGATGATCTACGCGACACTGTAGCGGCCGCGGAAAACCTCGAAGCGAAGCTTTCATGCGCGCGAACGGAATACGGACGGGCATGGATCTGCGCGTCATCGAGAAAGAGGAGACGATGCTCTCGATCGAGATTGCCGGCGAGGACCACACGTTCATGAACGTCCTGAAGGGGGCGCTGCTGGAGACCGACGGCGTCACGGCGGCGACCTACGACATGAACCCCGAACAGTCCGGCGGCCAGACCGACCCCGTGCTGACGGTCAAGACCGACGTCGACGTGAACGCGCTGGACGCGCTCGAAGCCGGTGCGGACCGAGTCATGGAGAAAGCCGACGACTTCGAGGCGGCCTTCGACGCCGCGGCCTGATACGGACGGTTGTAGGCGTTTACCCAGTCGACCGCACGACGGCGTGCGGTTGATCTGGTAAAGACCTACAACTTTCCGTATGACGCGCCTGGCTAGCAGACGGCGACGGTGACGAACACGCGGCCGTCCGGTCCGACGTGTACGTCGACGCCGATCGACTCCTGGGTGGCGGTCAGGGCTTCGTCGTTTCCGTCCCAGCTATCGAGCAGCGCCTCGGCCAGCGACGCGTCGCTGTCGAACGCGTCGACCGTCGTTTCCGCGGCGATGTACCGTTCCGTGACGGGATCGTCGCAGTAATCGAACACGCTGTTGCGCTCTTCTTGCCTGAGCTGTCGTCCGTCGCCCGCCACGCTCTGGACGGTGCGCTTGTTGACGTAGGCGGTGTACCACTCCAGATCCGTGTCGTTGGTCAGCGGGCCGACGCCGGCCGCGTCGCGGCGCTCGTTCAGCTGCTCGACGTAGGCAGCCTCGACGGCCGCGATCGATCGGTCGCCGACGCGGTCGCCCTCGCCGGCCACGTCGTCGGGCACCGGTGGCCGCCCCATTCCGGGGAGCGTGACGACGCCCGCGTACGCGAGGACGAGTGTGATCCCCAGAACGGCGGCGATGGCGTACCCGGCGACGTACCGCGGTTCGAGCACGTCGCGATAGGAGGTCCCGCCCAGCTCGTCGAGGTCGTCCCAGTCTGGCTGGCGCTGTTCGAGGTCGACGTTGCCACAGCGCTTGCAGGGCGGTGAGTTCTTGGTGTGCTGGCGGCCACACTCCGTACAGACCCAGACCGGATCGGTCGTTCCGTCGGTCTCGGCCGTCGGGACCTGTTCGACGGCCCGCTCGAACGTGTTGTGCCCGCAGTTGTCACACGGCGGATCGTTCTCTTCGTGTGGTTTGCCACACCAGGTACACCGCCACTCCATTGGCGGCTACTCGGGGACTCGAACGCAAAAGCGTGCTGGTGGTTCGTCGTGGACGCGGCCGCCTGCTGCTGGCCCGGTGCTTAGAACGCGCCCCCGTTACAGACGAAGACGGTCACGAAGATCCGCTCGTCCGGTGCGACGTGGATGTCGACACCGATCGAGTCGTATCGCTCTTCGAGCAACTCGTTTGGGTCCCCCAAAGTGAATATCTGGAGTCCCCGAGCGACAGCAGATTCGTTCTGCACGTCGAAGTTCTCGACCGTTTCCGACGATGTCGCGTGGGGTGCGAACGTAATCTCCGAGTTGCAGTTCGGATCGTGTTGATTGACGGCGTCACGTGGTGTCGGGTCGTCGGCGTCACCGTACTCAGAGCGAACCCATTGTTTGTTGTACGCCGCTGCGGCGTCGTCCAGTGCCGCACCGCTGCTGACTGCTGATGCGTCTTCGGCTGTCCGACGGTCGTTGAGTTCCTCGACGTACGCGTCTTCGACGCTATCGAGCGAGAGGTTGCCGTAGCTTTCGGCGTGGCCTGGTGCGTCCGGCGATCCGACGAACGGAACGGTAATCAGTCCCGTCACACCCAGAGCGAGCGAGCCAACGAGGACGGCGACGAGGAGGTAGCCGGCAGCGTACTTCGGCTCCAGTACGTCCACGAAGCTCGTCCCGCCCAGGTCGTCGAGTTCGTCGTACTGCGGTTGGCGTTTCTCCAGTTGGGCGTTCCCGCAGCGACTGCACGGCGGTGAGTGCTTCTGGTGCTCGCGATCACACTCGGTACAGGCCCAGACCGGGCCGTGATCCTGGCCGTCGCTCTCGTTGAGTTGTTCGATCGCGCGCTCGAACTTGTGGTGGCCACACTCGTCACACGGTGGATCGTCCGCGTCGTGAGGCTTCCCACACCAGGTACACCGCCACTCCATTATCATTACGAACCAAGTAGCCAACAAAAAATGTGTCGAACCTCGCCACGAAACGGAGTGGTCGTCGAGAATCGCTGGAACGCTACAGACGCACCGGAACGCCCATCTCGTCGAGGCGCTGCTTGGTCTCTGCGATGGAGTACTCGTCGAAGTGGAAGATCGAGGCCGCGAGCCCGGCGTCGGCACCGGCCTCCTCGAAGACCTCGTACATGTCTTCGGGACTGCCACAGCCAGAGGAGGCGATCACGGGCGTGGAGACGGCGTCACAGACGGCGCTGGTCAGCGGGATGTCGTAGCCGTCCTTGGTGCCGTCGGCGTCGATCGAGTTGACGAACAGCTCGCCCGCGCCGCGCTGCTCGGCCTCGATGGCCCACTCGACCACGTCGAGGCCGGTTCCTTCGCGGCCGCCCTTGACGGTACACTCGAACCAGCAGGACTCGCCGTCGACGTCCGCGTAGTGTTCGCCTTGCTCGTCGAACCGTCGCCGCGCGTCGACCGAGATGACGATACACTGGCTGCCAAACGCCGCCGCCCCTTCCCCGATCAGTTCCGGTCGCGCGATCGCACCGGAGTTGATCGAGACCTTGTCCGCGCCGGCCCGCAGCGTCTCTTTGATGTCTTCGCGGGTGCGAATTCCGCCGCCGACCGTCAGGGGGATGAACACCTCGTCTGCGACCTGCGAGACGGTGTCGAGCATCGTCTCACGGCCCTCTGCGCTGGCAGTGATATCGAGAAAGACGAACTCGTCGGCTCCGGACTCGTTGTACTTCTTGGCCATCTCGACGGGGTCGCCGGTGTAGGCCAGGTCCTCGAAGTTGACGCCGGTGTAGACGGCGGCGTCGCCGTCCTCGTCTAAGTCCACGTCGATACAGGGGATGATCCGCTTCGTGAGAGTCATTTACTACCCGTCCGTTCGTCGCTCCGGGCTTTGTCGGTTTCGGCTAGCGCATCCGGGACGAGATTCCGACAGGAATAGGTACCACCGCGGGGAACGACCGGACATGAGCGACGACCACGGGCACGACGAGGACCGTCCCGACTACGACCCAGAGCACGTCGAACTGCCAGCGCGCGAGCCGCCGCTGCGCGAGACCGCACCCCAGAGTGAGTTCACGACCGGACAGGTCGGTCGCGGGGCCGCCGTCGCCGCCGTCGGCCTGCTGCTGACGTTCGGGCTGGCGCTGGCGCTGGT
It encodes the following:
- the dph5 gene encoding diphthine synthase — encoded protein: MLTFVGLGLYDERSITVEGKEALQTATDIYAEFYTSKLIGTTIQKLEYYHDIDIELLDRAAVEQTPDELLAAAEDGDVAFVTAGDTMVSTTHVDLRLRAEERGIHTRVIHGTTAQTAASSLTGLQNYRFGKATTLPFEDAHGGDGVPDSVVETITANRERGLHTLVYLDIKVDDPHWEGEQEFMTADHAAGLLADHFDTLGVVVARAGSANPVVEADSLDALADGDYGGPLHLLVVPADLHEMERDALTTLADAPLAD
- a CDS encoding cytochrome c oxidase subunit 3 codes for the protein MTVAEDTSEEHGDHHLPAVEDWPRGFGEASWWPFITAIGAAGIYVAAGLFVLSQAENPVVSELIAAGTTVATVGIFLAGLYGWLYHAFVANFWERGTDHHSGGTLRFAMLLFLGSEVATFGAGFVYYFFVRGANVWSAELLPHGGNVFGNLVIANTIILVISSLTLHYAHVKLLDGDRQSFVRWLGLTLLLGVIFIGGQAYEYYEFIVGEGFTIAEGAYASAFYGLTGLHGLHVTMGAVLLGIVFVRAIYGQYSAERHTSVSTVSMYWHFVDVVWIFLVVVLYVGAELSI
- a CDS encoding DUF7410 domain-containing protein, translated to MNEDYHVPTSAPVYECAYCGRPFARERFRALHRGLEHASDLDDDEVEQFRDAYSEEAESIGMFRLKALAALVLVYFGLLMIYATL
- the hisF gene encoding imidazole glycerol phosphate synthase subunit HisF, which encodes MTLTKRIIPCIDVDLDEDGDAAVYTGVNFEDLAYTGDPVEMAKKYNESGADEFVFLDITASAEGRETMLDTVSQVADEVFIPLTVGGGIRTREDIKETLRAGADKVSINSGAIARPELIGEGAAAFGSQCIVISVDARRRFDEQGEHYADVDGESCWFECTVKGGREGTGLDVVEWAIEAEQRGAGELFVNSIDADGTKDGYDIPLTSAVCDAVSTPVIASSGCGSPEDMYEVFEEAGADAGLAASIFHFDEYSIAETKQRLDEMGVPVRL
- a CDS encoding class I SAM-dependent methyltransferase, which translates into the protein MGVPCVPVDREAGEESRQRLADADLVAEGYDIVVDEATIYIPITDPAAVPDDLDVVEYDAPVRESQTMPADRLDFEPSYERIGEVIVVDEDDPERARVIADAIVASDLPVRTVLNRASKVKGETRVRDWDVLARPDDEPDRPATEVVHREYGCEFLVDLDAVYFSPRLATERHRVVEQVGADERALDMFAGVGPFVVPFAQRGATAVGVDVNPTAIEYLRENARRNGVADRVTAIEGDVRAVAPDYEDWADRLVMNLPHSADEFLDAAETIAANDCVLHYYDIQHEDDPYGPGERAIRAAFEPDYDVTVETRHTVRSYAPHEHNVVLDVRLAR
- a CDS encoding DNA-directed RNA polymerase subunit L gives rise to the protein MDLRVIEKEETMLSIEIAGEDHTFMNVLKGALLETDGVTAATYDMNPEQSGGQTDPVLTVKTDVDVNALDALEAGADRVMEKADDFEAAFDAAA
- a CDS encoding NAD(P)/FAD-dependent oxidoreductase, which produces MESYDIVVAGGGPAGLQFARSVVGRSDYSVAVLEANDELADNDKSTGGTFHQVVEGFGVPDEVVMSESATVQFEGPSARVTLDIPNYVLDFPALLEFLGADAAADGADIHTGVRVREPIVEGGTVVGVRGTRDGESVTYRADLVVDATGPAGTLTTRLHMWDREAAQRGIGKEYEVTGRYDLSSMLFRFDHEYAPGGYAWVFPGGDDVFKVGVCWIDDFYARHSPPDDGAIDDYVERWARSDPRWEVDDVRAVHAGQAISDNSINRRATDGLVAVGDSVSSINPLFGEGIRSGMESAEMAAEVATRALTAGDVSRSFLSAYERRWNREKGSNWKRQRIAGELLYDFDAAQQNRFVANSGRLSDAQLDRLQRYELTLPDLLSLYPFRLDDVRKAPTLLRHLW
- a CDS encoding DUF7550 family protein, with product MSDDHGHDEDRPDYDPEHVELPAREPPLRETAPQSEFTTGQVGRGAAVAAVGLLLTFGLALALVPI
- a CDS encoding DUF7385 family protein, with protein sequence MDELDVSDGFDVHDYRHGLKLLKEDRETMALENRAEFACPACGESFEKLFVSRRRENTFGNPDSPICLVRTDERLLLLTH